From the genome of Pelomonas sp. SE-A7, one region includes:
- a CDS encoding LysR family transcriptional regulator, with protein MRLDLTTLNLVLAIEQTRSITRGAEREHLALAAASKRISDLESRLGVQLFERRARGVEPTEACRALVRHIRSLNASLHALESEVVEFARGIKGHLRIAANAGAIAECLPADMAAFLQNHPQIRISLEDMTSSETQTAVAEGRADIGVFTPPILDNRLETRRYRNGRLAVLVPEGHALAGRKSVSFDDLLDFDLVGLHAGASAQELMREQALARGRTLNARLAVRGFDAIAQLVEARLGVAVLPQGPAERFAQVFSVQLLRLDETWAQRDYVLGVARVERLPTVVQRFIDALSPIPKEIKP; from the coding sequence ATGCGCCTGGACCTCACCACCCTCAATCTCGTGCTGGCCATCGAACAGACCCGTTCGATCACCCGCGGAGCCGAGCGCGAACACCTGGCCCTGGCGGCCGCCAGCAAGCGGATCTCCGACCTGGAATCGCGCCTGGGCGTGCAGCTGTTCGAGCGCCGTGCCCGCGGCGTCGAGCCCACCGAGGCCTGCCGGGCCCTGGTGCGCCACATCCGATCGCTCAACGCTTCGCTGCATGCGCTGGAGAGCGAAGTCGTCGAGTTCGCTCGGGGCATCAAGGGCCATCTGCGCATCGCTGCCAATGCCGGCGCGATTGCCGAATGCCTGCCGGCCGACATGGCGGCCTTCTTGCAGAACCATCCGCAAATACGCATCAGCCTCGAGGACATGACCAGTTCCGAGACGCAGACGGCCGTGGCCGAAGGCCGGGCCGACATCGGCGTGTTCACGCCGCCCATCCTGGACAACCGCCTCGAGACCCGCCGTTACCGCAACGGCCGCCTGGCCGTGCTGGTGCCCGAGGGTCATGCGCTGGCGGGCCGCAAGAGCGTGTCCTTCGACGACCTGCTGGACTTCGACCTGGTCGGCCTGCATGCCGGCGCCTCGGCCCAGGAGCTGATGCGCGAACAGGCTTTGGCCCGCGGCCGCACCTTGAATGCCCGCCTGGCCGTGCGCGGCTTCGACGCGATTGCCCAGCTGGTCGAGGCCAGGCTGGGCGTGGCCGTGCTGCCCCAGGGCCCGGCCGAACGCTTCGCCCAGGTGTTCTCGGTGCAATTGCTGCGCCTCGATGAAACCTGGGCCCAGCGCGACTATGTTCTGGGCGTGGCGCGCGTCGAGCGCCTGCCCACCGTGGTGCAGCGCTTTATCGATGCGCTGTCGCCCATTCCCAAGGAAATCAAGCCATGA
- the leuC gene encoding 3-isopropylmalate dehydratase large subunit produces the protein MSARTLYDKLWDEHVVHTEEDGTAVLYIDRHLVHEVTSPQAFEGLEMAHRKVWRLSANLAVSDHNVPTTDRSQGIADPVSKLQVDTLDKNCDRHGLTQFKMNDKRQGIVHVIGPEQGATLPGMTVVCGDSHTSTHGAFGALAHGIGTSEVEHVLATQTLLAKKAKNMLIRVEGQVMPGVGAKDIVLAIIGRIGTAGGTGYTIEFAGSAIRALSMEGRMTVCNMAIEAGARAGLIAVDETTIHYVKGRPYTPGTDPQTGRFAGGVEWEQAVQYWRGLHSDAGAHFDAVVELDATQIRPQVTWGTSPEMVLSIEDRVPDPDKEKDSVKRNAIERALQYMALEPNKAISDIRIDKVFIGSCTNSRIEDMREAAAVVRRVGGRIAGNVKLALVVPGSGLVKAQAEAEGLDQVFKAAGFEWREPGCSMCLAMNADRLEPGERCASTSNRNFEGRQGAGGRTHLVSPAMAAAAAMQGHFVDVRRIS, from the coding sequence ATGAGCGCGAGAACTCTCTACGACAAGCTGTGGGACGAGCATGTCGTCCACACCGAAGAGGACGGCACGGCCGTGCTCTACATCGACCGCCACCTGGTCCACGAGGTCACCAGTCCGCAGGCCTTCGAAGGCCTGGAGATGGCCCATCGCAAGGTCTGGCGCCTGTCCGCCAACCTGGCTGTCAGCGACCACAACGTGCCGACGACCGACCGCTCGCAAGGCATTGCTGACCCGGTCTCCAAGCTGCAGGTCGATACGCTGGACAAGAACTGCGACCGCCATGGCCTGACGCAGTTCAAGATGAACGACAAGCGCCAGGGCATAGTCCACGTGATCGGCCCGGAGCAGGGCGCGACGCTGCCGGGCATGACCGTGGTCTGCGGCGACAGCCACACTTCCACCCATGGCGCCTTCGGCGCGCTGGCCCATGGCATTGGCACCTCCGAGGTCGAGCATGTGCTGGCCACGCAGACCCTGCTGGCCAAGAAGGCCAAGAACATGCTGATCCGGGTCGAGGGCCAGGTCATGCCGGGCGTGGGCGCCAAGGACATCGTGCTGGCCATCATCGGCCGCATTGGCACGGCCGGCGGCACCGGCTACACCATCGAGTTCGCCGGCTCGGCCATCCGCGCGCTGAGCATGGAAGGCCGCATGACGGTCTGCAATATGGCCATCGAGGCGGGTGCGCGCGCCGGCCTGATCGCCGTGGACGAGACCACGATCCACTACGTCAAGGGTCGGCCGTACACGCCAGGTACCGACCCGCAAACCGGCCGGTTTGCAGGGGGCGTGGAATGGGAGCAGGCCGTCCAGTACTGGCGCGGCCTGCACTCGGATGCCGGCGCGCATTTCGATGCCGTCGTCGAACTCGACGCCACGCAGATCCGTCCGCAAGTCACCTGGGGCACCAGCCCGGAGATGGTCTTGTCCATCGAGGACCGTGTGCCCGATCCCGACAAGGAAAAGGACTCGGTCAAGCGCAATGCCATCGAGCGCGCGCTGCAGTACATGGCCCTGGAGCCCAACAAGGCGATCAGCGACATCCGCATCGACAAGGTCTTCATTGGCTCCTGCACCAACAGCCGCATCGAGGACATGCGCGAGGCGGCGGCCGTGGTGCGCCGCGTCGGTGGCCGCATCGCCGGCAACGTCAAGCTGGCCCTGGTCGTGCCAGGCTCGGGCCTGGTGAAGGCCCAGGCGGAAGCCGAAGGCCTGGACCAGGTGTTCAAGGCCGCCGGCTTCGAATGGCGCGAGCCGGGCTGCTCCATGTGCCTGGCGATGAACGCCGACCGGCTGGAGCCGGGCGAGCGCTGCGCCTCGACCAGCAACCGCAATTTCGAAGGACGCCAGGGCGCTGGCGGCCGCACCCACCTGGTCAGCCCGGCCATGGCGGCCGCCGCGGCCATGCAGGGCCACTTCGTCGACGTGCGCAGGATTTCGTAA
- the leuD gene encoding 3-isopropylmalate dehydratase small subunit: MDKFTLHKGLVAPMDRDNVDTDAIIPKQFLKSIKRTGFGPNLFDEWRYLDHGEPGQDPASRKPNPDFVLNQPRYQGASVLIARSNFGCGSSREHAPWALEQYGFRALIAPSFADIFFNNCFKNGVLPIVLPESQVAQLFDEVAAFPGYQLSVDLARQVVIKPDGTELSFEVQPFRKYCLLNGFDDIGLTLRHADKIKAYEAERIASKPWLNHRLIG, from the coding sequence ATGGACAAGTTCACCCTCCACAAGGGCCTGGTCGCGCCCATGGACCGCGACAACGTCGACACCGACGCCATCATTCCCAAGCAGTTCCTCAAGTCGATCAAGCGCACCGGTTTCGGCCCCAACCTGTTCGATGAATGGCGCTACCTGGACCACGGCGAGCCGGGCCAGGACCCGGCCAGTCGCAAGCCCAATCCGGACTTCGTGCTGAACCAGCCGCGCTATCAGGGCGCCTCGGTGCTGATTGCCCGCAGCAACTTTGGCTGCGGCTCCAGCCGCGAGCACGCGCCCTGGGCACTGGAGCAGTACGGCTTCCGCGCGCTGATCGCGCCGAGCTTCGCCGACATCTTCTTCAACAACTGCTTCAAGAACGGCGTGCTGCCCATCGTCCTGCCCGAGTCGCAGGTGGCTCAGCTGTTCGACGAGGTGGCGGCCTTCCCGGGCTACCAGCTGAGCGTGGACCTGGCGCGCCAGGTCGTCATCAAGCCGGACGGCACGGAGCTGTCTTTCGAGGTGCAGCCGTTCCGCAAGTACTGCCTGCTCAATGGCTTCGACGACATAGGCCTGACGCTGCGCCATGCCGACAAGATCAAGGCCTACGAGGCCGAGCGCATTGCCAGCAAGCCCTGGCTGAACCACCGTTTGATCGGATGA
- the leuB gene encoding 3-isopropylmalate dehydrogenase, translated as MKIAVLPGDGIGTEIVAEAVKVLKVLDLPLEMESAPVGGAAYEAAGHPLPESTLKLAQAADAVLFGAVGDWKYDKLDRPLRPEQAILGLRKHLGLFANFRPAICYEQLTHASSLKPELVAGLDILIIRELTGDIYFGQPRGRRTAVDGHFPGAEEAFDTMRYSRPEIERIAHVAFQAARKRSKKVTSVDKANVLETFQFWKDVVTEVHKDYPDVELEHMYVDNAAMQLVKAPKKFDVVVTGNMFGDILSDEAAMLTGSIGMLPSASLDKNSKGLYEPSHGSAPDIAGKGIANPLATILSAAMMLKFSLNQPEAAARIESAVQSVLAQGLRTADIWSEGTQKVGTREMGDAVVAAITMTKTIKG; from the coding sequence ATGAAGATTGCTGTTCTGCCGGGCGACGGCATAGGCACCGAGATCGTTGCCGAGGCGGTCAAGGTCCTGAAGGTGCTGGACCTGCCGCTGGAGATGGAAAGCGCGCCGGTGGGCGGCGCTGCCTACGAGGCGGCCGGCCATCCGCTGCCCGAGAGCACGCTGAAGCTGGCGCAAGCGGCCGATGCCGTGCTGTTCGGCGCCGTGGGCGACTGGAAGTACGACAAGCTGGACCGGCCGCTGCGCCCCGAGCAGGCCATCCTGGGCCTGCGCAAGCACCTGGGCCTGTTCGCCAACTTCCGTCCGGCGATCTGCTACGAGCAACTGACCCATGCCTCCAGCCTCAAGCCCGAGCTGGTGGCGGGCCTCGACATCCTGATCATCCGCGAGCTGACCGGCGACATCTACTTCGGCCAGCCGCGGGGCCGCCGCACTGCCGTCGATGGCCATTTCCCCGGTGCCGAGGAAGCCTTCGACACCATGCGCTATTCGCGCCCCGAGATCGAACGCATCGCCCATGTGGCCTTCCAGGCCGCGCGCAAGCGCAGCAAGAAGGTCACCTCGGTCGACAAGGCCAATGTGCTGGAGACCTTCCAGTTCTGGAAGGACGTGGTCACCGAGGTCCACAAGGACTATCCGGACGTGGAGCTGGAGCACATGTACGTGGACAACGCGGCCATGCAGCTCGTGAAGGCGCCCAAGAAGTTCGACGTGGTCGTGACCGGCAATATGTTCGGCGACATCCTGTCGGACGAGGCTGCGATGCTGACCGGCTCGATCGGCATGCTGCCCTCGGCTTCGCTCGACAAGAACAGCAAGGGCTTGTACGAGCCCAGCCATGGCAGCGCACCGGATATCGCCGGCAAGGGCATAGCCAACCCGCTGGCTACAATCCTCTCCGCTGCCATGATGCTCAAGTTCTCCCTCAACCAGCCCGAAGCTGCCGCTCGTATCGAGTCGGCGGTTCAATCGGTGCTGGCCCAGGGTCTGCGCACTGCGGACATCTGGAGCGAGGGCACCCAGAAGGTGGGCACCCGCGAGATGGGTGATGCGGTCGTTGCCGCCATCACCATGACCAAAACCATTAAGGGCTAG
- the asd gene encoding aspartate-semialdehyde dehydrogenase gives MTTLVGLVGWRGMVGSVLMDRMSEERDFDLIEPLFFSTSNSGGAAPAQAKNETKLQDAFDIEQLKRCEIVITCQGGDYTNEVFPKLRAAGWNGHWIDAASSLRMADDAVIVLDPVNMPVIQKALANGGKNWIGGNCTVSCMLMGVGALYKAGLVEWMSTQTYQAASGGGAQHMRELLTQYGTLNAEVRSLLDDPKSAILEIDRKLVAKQRALTAAETANFGVPLGGSLIPWIDKDLGNGQSKEEWKGMAETNKILGSDDIPVDGFCVRVGAMRCHSQALTFKLKKDVPLADIEAMIRADNEWVKYVPNTREDTLKDLTPVAVTGTMTIPVGRVRKLAMGPEYLGAFTIGDQLLWGAAEPLRRMLRILLAR, from the coding sequence ATGACGACATTGGTTGGATTGGTGGGCTGGCGCGGCATGGTCGGCTCGGTGCTCATGGACCGCATGAGCGAAGAACGGGACTTCGACCTGATCGAGCCGCTGTTCTTCAGCACCTCGAACTCCGGCGGTGCCGCTCCGGCCCAGGCCAAGAACGAGACTAAGCTGCAGGACGCCTTCGACATCGAGCAGCTCAAGCGCTGCGAGATCGTCATCACCTGCCAGGGCGGCGACTACACGAACGAGGTCTTCCCCAAGCTGCGTGCGGCTGGCTGGAACGGCCACTGGATCGACGCCGCCTCGTCGCTGCGCATGGCCGACGACGCGGTCATCGTCCTGGACCCGGTCAACATGCCGGTGATCCAGAAGGCCCTGGCCAACGGCGGCAAGAACTGGATCGGCGGCAATTGCACGGTCTCCTGCATGCTGATGGGCGTGGGCGCCCTCTACAAGGCCGGTCTGGTCGAGTGGATGAGCACCCAGACCTACCAGGCCGCCTCGGGCGGCGGTGCCCAGCACATGCGCGAGCTGTTGACTCAGTACGGCACGCTGAACGCCGAGGTGCGCTCGCTGCTGGACGACCCCAAGAGCGCCATCCTAGAAATCGACCGCAAGCTGGTTGCCAAGCAGCGCGCGCTGACCGCTGCCGAGACCGCCAACTTCGGCGTGCCGCTGGGCGGTTCGCTGATCCCCTGGATCGACAAGGACCTGGGCAACGGCCAATCCAAGGAAGAGTGGAAGGGCATGGCGGAGACCAACAAGATCCTCGGCAGCGACGATATTCCTGTCGACGGCTTCTGCGTCCGCGTCGGCGCCATGCGCTGCCACAGCCAGGCCCTGACCTTCAAGCTGAAGAAGGACGTGCCCCTGGCCGACATCGAGGCCATGATCCGCGCCGACAACGAATGGGTGAAGTACGTGCCCAACACCCGCGAGGACACGCTGAAAGACCTGACCCCCGTGGCCGTGACCGGCACCATGACCATTCCGGTCGGCCGCGTGCGCAAGCTGGCCATGGGCCCGGAGTACCTCGGCGCCTTCACCATCGGCGACCAGTTGCTGTGGGGCGCGGCCGAACCGCTGCGCCGCATGCTGCGCATCCTGCTGGCTCGGTAA
- a CDS encoding FimV/HubP family polar landmark protein: MATLTATSSWALGLGRLSVQSALGETLKAEIEVASLSAEEAGSLKVRIAPPELYRSNGVEFNSVLSNTQVQLVRRADGRPYFRIQSDRAVQEPFVDVILEITWTGGRLVREYTLLFDPPATPSRQAASPAVATAPVMSPAPAETTPIPATPAPAPAPTVSAAPQRPAVPARAPAAPPPAAPVPQRDASQYQVKPGDTLSKVASKTQAPGISLDQMLVGLFRFNPDAFIEGNMNRLKSGSVLQVPSSEELNAVSQGEARQVIIAQSADFETYRQRLAGAAPVLKQDESPRQAKGQVQAAVEDRKPAAAPSPDKLTLSKAGVTGSEGKASKDTEKKDSAARVAELTRNVEELKKLSSAAKPAPVTQAAKPAAPPPSAPPLAAPPPSSPKAVAPPPSSPAAVAPPPSSPAAVAPPPSSPAAVAPPPSGPSLSGLPTPASKPKTVTAPAPGPNEPGLLDSLLGSPFVLPGAAAIIALLGFFGLRQLRARNAGKTSKPDTGFHESRLQPDSFFGSAGGQRVDTRDASTTGQSSMSYSLSQLDAIGDVDPVAEADVYLAYGRDLQAEEILKEALRANPERMAIRLKLLEVYAKRRDTKGFEQLAVHLYAETQGQGEDWAKAQELGRQIDPDNPLYQPGGAPAQLLSPGMGGRPEPMDASTLPQTVAAAGMATEPMMARQEDPGPASGLGDLDLDLDLGGDEPAPAMTSMEATQAMAISVEQSPMDMDFDLSKPPAAPAPAPAPADDLEFDLDQLDTAQPAAAEQGGSLDFDLSSIDLDLPAAPPPAAEPAADMSLPDLGGDEGDPLQRQLELADEFRQIGDTEGARDVLQELVAKATGPLKAKAQAMLDELR, translated from the coding sequence ATGGCAACGCTGACCGCCACCTCCTCCTGGGCCCTGGGCCTCGGTCGACTGTCCGTGCAGTCCGCCCTCGGCGAAACGCTGAAGGCAGAGATCGAGGTCGCGAGCCTCAGCGCCGAGGAGGCCGGTTCGCTGAAGGTCCGCATCGCGCCGCCCGAGCTCTACCGCAGCAATGGCGTGGAGTTCAACTCGGTGCTCAGCAACACCCAGGTGCAGCTGGTCCGTCGCGCCGATGGCCGCCCGTACTTCCGCATCCAGAGTGATCGCGCCGTCCAGGAGCCCTTTGTCGATGTGATCCTCGAGATCACCTGGACCGGCGGCCGCTTGGTGCGCGAGTACACGTTGCTGTTCGATCCGCCGGCCACACCTTCGCGTCAGGCTGCATCTCCGGCCGTGGCCACCGCGCCGGTGATGTCGCCGGCACCCGCCGAGACCACTCCGATTCCGGCCACGCCGGCACCTGCTCCGGCGCCCACCGTATCAGCCGCACCCCAGCGTCCGGCGGTTCCAGCCCGCGCGCCGGCCGCACCGCCGCCGGCGGCTCCCGTGCCGCAACGTGATGCCAGCCAGTACCAGGTCAAGCCGGGCGACACACTGTCCAAGGTGGCGTCCAAGACCCAGGCTCCAGGCATCTCGCTGGATCAGATGCTGGTCGGCCTGTTCCGCTTCAATCCCGATGCCTTCATCGAAGGCAACATGAACCGGCTGAAGTCGGGCTCGGTGCTGCAGGTGCCGTCCAGCGAAGAGCTGAATGCGGTCTCGCAGGGCGAGGCACGTCAGGTCATCATTGCGCAGAGCGCCGATTTCGAAACCTACCGCCAGCGCCTCGCCGGTGCCGCACCGGTGCTGAAGCAGGACGAGAGCCCGCGCCAGGCCAAGGGCCAGGTCCAGGCGGCGGTGGAAGACCGCAAGCCGGCCGCCGCGCCTTCGCCTGACAAGCTGACCCTGAGCAAGGCCGGCGTCACTGGCTCGGAAGGCAAGGCCTCCAAGGACACGGAGAAGAAGGATTCGGCCGCTCGTGTGGCCGAACTGACCCGCAATGTGGAAGAGCTGAAGAAGCTGTCCAGCGCGGCCAAGCCTGCCCCCGTGACTCAGGCCGCCAAGCCCGCGGCACCTCCGCCCAGTGCGCCGCCGCTCGCTGCCCCTCCGCCGAGTTCACCCAAGGCCGTGGCGCCGCCACCCAGCAGTCCGGCTGCCGTGGCGCCGCCGCCCAGCAGCCCGGCCGCCGTCGCTCCTCCGCCGAGCTCGCCGGCCGCCGTGGCGCCGCCGCCTAGCGGCCCAAGCCTGTCGGGCCTGCCGACGCCGGCCTCCAAGCCCAAGACGGTCACGGCCCCTGCCCCGGGACCGAACGAGCCTGGCTTGCTGGACAGCCTGCTGGGCAGCCCCTTCGTGCTGCCGGGCGCCGCCGCCATCATTGCCTTGTTGGGTTTCTTCGGACTGCGTCAGCTGCGCGCTCGCAATGCCGGCAAGACGTCCAAGCCCGATACCGGATTCCACGAAAGCCGCCTGCAGCCGGATTCGTTCTTCGGCTCGGCCGGTGGCCAACGCGTCGACACCCGCGACGCCTCGACCACGGGCCAGTCCTCGATGAGCTATTCGCTCAGCCAGCTGGATGCCATCGGCGACGTGGACCCGGTGGCCGAGGCTGACGTCTACCTGGCCTATGGCCGCGACCTGCAGGCCGAGGAGATCCTCAAGGAAGCGCTGCGGGCCAATCCTGAGCGCATGGCGATCCGCCTCAAGCTGCTGGAGGTCTACGCCAAGCGCCGCGACACCAAGGGCTTCGAGCAACTGGCCGTCCATCTGTATGCCGAGACGCAGGGACAGGGCGAGGACTGGGCCAAGGCGCAGGAGCTGGGCCGCCAGATCGATCCTGACAATCCGCTGTACCAGCCGGGTGGCGCCCCGGCCCAGTTGCTGAGCCCGGGAATGGGCGGCCGACCGGAGCCCATGGATGCCAGCACGCTGCCGCAGACCGTGGCGGCGGCCGGCATGGCGACCGAGCCGATGATGGCTCGCCAGGAAGATCCGGGTCCGGCCAGCGGCCTGGGTGACCTGGACCTCGACCTCGACCTGGGCGGCGACGAACCGGCCCCGGCGATGACCTCGATGGAGGCGACCCAGGCCATGGCGATCTCGGTCGAGCAGTCGCCGATGGACATGGACTTCGACCTGTCCAAGCCGCCGGCTGCACCGGCACCTGCGCCCGCGCCCGCCGACGATCTGGAATTCGACCTGGATCAGCTCGACACGGCCCAGCCGGCCGCGGCGGAGCAGGGCGGTTCGCTGGACTTCGACCTGTCGTCCATCGACCTGGACCTGCCCGCGGCGCCTCCGCCGGCCGCCGAGCCTGCGGCCGACATGTCCCTGCCCGACCTCGGTGGTGACGAAGGCGACCCGCTGCAGCGCCAGCTGGAGCTGGCCGACGAGTTCCGCCAGATCGGCGACACCGAGGGCGCGCGAGACGTGCTGCAGGAGCTGGTCGCCAAGGCCACCGGCCCGCTCAAGGCCAAGGCCCAGGCCATGCTCGACGAACTGCGCTGA
- the truA gene encoding tRNA pseudouridine(38-40) synthase TruA, which yields MRVALGLSYRGEAYKGWQSQPGGGTVQDVLEAALSEFAAHPIRTICAGRTDTGVHGLNQVVHFDAEVEREPFSWIRGTNRYLPRDVAIQWCAFPAADFHARNHARGRRYAYLLRESVVRPAIESGACGWVFRPLDGEAMREAAALLVGEHDFSSFRSAECQAASPVKQLRAIHISKRGAYWRFEFDASAFLHHMVRNLMGCLIAVGSGNRAPGWVGEVLAARSRQVAAPTFAPDGLYFIGPYYDAHLNLPEQVDALDWLP from the coding sequence GTGAGAGTGGCCCTGGGCCTGAGCTATCGCGGCGAGGCCTACAAGGGCTGGCAGAGCCAGCCCGGCGGCGGCACGGTGCAGGACGTGCTGGAAGCGGCCCTGAGCGAGTTTGCCGCCCACCCGATCCGCACGATTTGCGCCGGACGTACCGACACCGGTGTCCATGGTCTCAACCAGGTGGTGCACTTCGATGCCGAGGTCGAGCGCGAGCCGTTCTCGTGGATACGCGGCACCAACCGCTATCTGCCCAGGGACGTGGCGATCCAGTGGTGCGCATTTCCTGCGGCCGATTTCCATGCTCGCAACCATGCGCGGGGCAGGCGCTATGCCTATCTGCTGCGCGAATCGGTGGTGCGGCCGGCGATAGAGAGCGGCGCCTGCGGCTGGGTGTTCCGTCCGCTGGATGGCGAGGCCATGCGCGAAGCCGCGGCCCTGCTGGTCGGCGAGCATGACTTCAGCTCGTTCCGTTCGGCCGAATGCCAGGCCGCCTCGCCGGTCAAGCAACTGAGGGCCATCCACATCAGCAAGCGTGGCGCCTACTGGCGCTTCGAATTCGATGCCTCGGCCTTCCTGCACCACATGGTGCGCAACCTGATGGGCTGCCTGATCGCCGTGGGCAGCGGCAACCGCGCGCCTGGCTGGGTGGGAGAGGTGCTGGCAGCGCGCAGCCGGCAGGTGGCCGCACCGACCTTCGCCCCGGATGGGCTCTACTTCATAGGCCCGTACTACGATGCCCACCTCAATCTTCCCGAGCAGGTGGACGCGCTCGACTGGCTGCCCTGA
- a CDS encoding phosphoribosylanthranilate isomerase codes for MVTRTRIKICGLTREADVAVAVAAGADAIGFVFYDKSPRFVSPQRAAELARLLPPFVTPVGLFVNASAELMAEALQALPNMLLQFHGDETPADCRLPGRPFLRAARMAPGFDLLDFAAQFSDAAGLLVDAHVDGYGGGGKVFDWSLLPTNVPRPVVLSGGLHAGNVIEGILRVRPWAVDVSSGVEEAKGLKSAALMRQFCNAVRQADAQLAASSLT; via the coding sequence ATGGTGACAAGAACCCGCATCAAGATCTGCGGCCTGACCCGCGAGGCCGATGTGGCCGTGGCTGTCGCGGCCGGTGCCGACGCCATCGGCTTCGTGTTCTACGACAAGAGCCCACGCTTCGTGAGTCCGCAACGGGCTGCAGAACTGGCCAGGCTGCTGCCTCCCTTCGTCACACCGGTCGGCCTGTTCGTCAATGCCTCTGCCGAGCTGATGGCCGAGGCGCTGCAGGCCCTGCCGAACATGCTGTTGCAATTCCATGGCGACGAGACGCCTGCTGATTGCCGCTTGCCGGGGCGGCCCTTCCTGCGCGCCGCTCGCATGGCGCCCGGTTTTGATTTGCTAGACTTCGCAGCTCAATTTTCAGATGCAGCCGGCCTGCTCGTCGACGCCCATGTCGATGGCTATGGCGGTGGAGGAAAGGTCTTCGATTGGTCACTGCTTCCAACAAACGTGCCCCGTCCAGTCGTTTTGTCTGGTGGGTTGCATGCCGGAAATGTGATCGAAGGGATTCTTCGGGTACGGCCCTGGGCCGTTGACGTCAGCTCCGGCGTCGAGGAGGCCAAGGGCCTCAAGAGTGCCGCGCTGATGCGCCAGTTCTGCAATGCGGTCCGCCAGGCGGATGCGCAGCTCGCAGCAAGCAGCCTCACCTGA